A portion of the Leptospira wolbachii serovar Codice str. CDC genome contains these proteins:
- a CDS encoding extracellular catalytic domain type 1 short-chain-length polyhydroxyalkanoate depolymerase: MKLRPHFFIFLSSVLLIFSTESCSRGWLRTKIKERFQKKMEEKPAPVASSDLTKKIDSPGDYTFTFSHGDIPRYYKVHVPKTYTTNKPTPLLFVFHGGGGDMEIQSNEDYYHQISKSEENGHITIFPNGYSKFKSGKIATWNAGNCCADARDKKIDDVGFVKEILNHTTKQLQIDNSKVYATGMSNGAMMSYRLACEMTDRLTAITAVAGTDNTVTCNPSKPISVLHIHAKDDDKVLFHGGAGSSFSDRSLVTDFISVPKSISKWVKFNECNPTPKRVLEQEGVTCDEYSECKEGVKVKLCVTESGGHSWPGGKKPSLFFGSASPSQAIKATDVMWEFFIGK, translated from the coding sequence GTGAAACTTAGACCACATTTTTTTATTTTTCTATCCTCGGTGTTACTCATATTTTCCACAGAGTCTTGTTCACGGGGTTGGTTACGGACAAAAATCAAAGAACGATTCCAAAAGAAAATGGAAGAAAAACCTGCTCCGGTTGCTTCCTCTGACCTAACAAAAAAAATCGACAGCCCGGGAGATTATACATTCACCTTCTCTCATGGAGACATTCCTCGTTATTATAAAGTTCATGTTCCCAAAACTTATACCACAAACAAACCGACTCCTCTTCTTTTCGTATTTCATGGAGGTGGTGGTGATATGGAAATCCAATCCAACGAAGACTACTACCACCAGATTTCTAAATCAGAAGAGAACGGACATATCACCATCTTTCCCAATGGGTATAGCAAGTTCAAATCTGGCAAAATTGCAACATGGAATGCAGGCAACTGTTGTGCGGATGCTCGTGATAAAAAAATAGATGATGTTGGATTTGTAAAAGAAATTTTGAATCATACCACAAAACAACTGCAAATTGACAATTCCAAAGTATACGCGACGGGTATGTCCAATGGGGCGATGATGTCCTACCGTCTTGCTTGCGAAATGACAGACCGATTGACTGCCATCACTGCCGTTGCAGGAACTGATAACACCGTCACATGTAATCCCTCAAAACCAATTTCTGTATTGCATATCCATGCAAAAGACGATGACAAAGTATTATTCCATGGAGGAGCAGGATCTAGTTTTAGTGACAGGTCACTCGTAACCGATTTTATTTCTGTTCCCAAATCCATCTCTAAATGGGTAAAATTTAATGAGTGTAATCCAACACCCAAACGAGTATTAGAACAAGAAGGCGTCACCTGCGATGAATACAGTGAATGCAAAGAAGGTGTGAAAGTAAAACTATGTGTCACTGAATCCGGGGGGCACTCATGGCCTGGTGGTAAAAAACCTTCGCTATTTTTTGGAAGTGCCTCTCCCTCACAAGCGATCAAAGCAACCGATGTGATGTGGGAATTTTTTATAGGAAAGTAA
- a CDS encoding winged helix-turn-helix transcriptional regulator: MPVNQKRSDCPISCALDIWGDKWSLLIIRDIIFSNKSSYGDFLKSPEGIATNILASRLQSLEEGGLIEKSSHPENKVKVIYKLTQKGIDLMPVFIEIYIWAEKYFEIPKDIKTKLKKVKKDKEGFVKLMTKDLQTNRI; encoded by the coding sequence ATGCCAGTGAATCAAAAAAGGTCAGATTGCCCGATTAGCTGCGCCCTTGATATTTGGGGTGATAAATGGTCGCTTCTCATCATTAGAGATATTATTTTTTCTAACAAATCTAGCTATGGAGATTTCCTGAAGTCGCCGGAAGGTATTGCTACGAATATTTTGGCATCCAGGCTTCAGTCCTTGGAAGAAGGTGGTCTCATCGAAAAATCAAGCCATCCAGAAAATAAAGTGAAAGTTATATATAAATTAACTCAAAAAGGTATCGATTTGATGCCTGTATTTATCGAAATTTATATCTGGGCTGAAAAGTATTTTGAGATTCCGAAAGATATAAAAACAAAGTTAAAGAAGGTAAAAAAGGACAAGGAAGGGTTCGTAAAATTGATGACAAAGGATCTGCAAACCAATCGTATTTGA
- a CDS encoding cellulase family glycosylhydrolase: MKSKWKIQTVWWAATTVLLSAMACAPTKDSQTQALALLLPEVNHLAEASGSGTSLSTRTLATASSLHSLDYSLTSNEREILISEKTSNQFTDQIFVDGLGREVSFRGFNISGNMKLAQHGFKPFANDSDAEIAFTRLGKTTGSNLIRFTIAWEGVHPGVDTIDYSYLDAVITQMKKATAKRMYILLDYHQDLFSRHLFNKNSWHTGNGAPAWITKGGSYPTEYCGIICASWSQNNLTNEAVRRAFRNFWNNAPLSTTQGTRNMQTEFLWQIAKATSYIREKLTAEEFSYVLGLDPFNEPVDGGMEGLTPAEWDNQKLWPMYKKIRTILNQNGWENKWVFAEPLVFWNTNIGSAIAPATGGGHLLTTPGPGFVFNSHFYDAGRMGTDLTGIDNATYFKYLDEIRKESRFLKIPVFLSEFGMWLKGTGAKDTARMISAVYQAMEVSDGNQSSKSRFADFYNPIVSGTQWHWDYYYNNHAEYMNGNPSKLVTTKDAWNEEDFSVVKNYGTSFNLDERVVGRAYFRKSQGRVMSSHYNTVGSDTWNQVFSWAAIKPGNTETKYFAGKKFQLLIWKGRFSDAPSEVYLPSHFDPTKTIVISEKRIYNQGLPTTPNQELNEAIVIPDRGREIGSGNIVHIWDDLDLEENPNSSYHYVLIVDGNGSSYSTQTLQEIQSKLNTRILLEQKSPIYFTGKMTYSGYPTEQ; the protein is encoded by the coding sequence ATGAAATCAAAATGGAAAATCCAAACCGTCTGGTGGGCCGCAACCACAGTCTTATTGTCTGCAATGGCTTGTGCACCGACTAAGGATTCGCAAACACAGGCACTTGCCCTTCTTTTACCGGAGGTTAACCATCTGGCAGAGGCGAGTGGTTCGGGAACGAGTCTTTCCACAAGGACTCTCGCGACAGCCAGTTCTCTCCATAGTTTGGATTATAGTCTTACCTCAAACGAAAGAGAGATTTTGATTTCTGAAAAAACAAGTAACCAATTCACAGACCAAATCTTTGTGGATGGGCTCGGACGCGAAGTTTCGTTCCGAGGTTTTAATATCTCAGGAAATATGAAACTCGCGCAACATGGGTTCAAACCTTTTGCCAATGATTCTGATGCCGAGATTGCTTTTACAAGGCTTGGGAAAACCACAGGATCCAATCTCATCCGTTTTACAATCGCATGGGAAGGAGTTCATCCTGGTGTCGATACTATTGATTATTCATATCTTGATGCAGTCATCACTCAAATGAAAAAAGCGACCGCCAAACGAATGTACATCCTTCTGGACTACCACCAAGATTTGTTCTCTCGCCATCTCTTTAATAAAAACTCTTGGCATACAGGGAATGGCGCTCCTGCGTGGATCACAAAAGGAGGAAGTTATCCTACAGAGTACTGCGGAATTATTTGTGCGAGTTGGAGCCAAAACAATCTCACGAATGAAGCGGTTCGTAGGGCCTTTCGTAACTTTTGGAACAATGCTCCTCTTTCGACAACACAAGGAACTAGGAATATGCAAACAGAATTCCTTTGGCAAATCGCAAAAGCGACTTCCTACATTCGAGAAAAATTAACAGCTGAAGAATTTTCTTATGTTTTGGGCCTTGATCCTTTCAATGAACCCGTGGATGGAGGAATGGAAGGTCTAACACCGGCAGAGTGGGACAATCAAAAACTTTGGCCTATGTATAAAAAGATACGAACCATACTCAACCAAAATGGTTGGGAAAACAAATGGGTTTTTGCAGAACCTTTGGTGTTTTGGAATACTAACATTGGTTCGGCGATTGCTCCAGCCACCGGTGGTGGTCACTTGCTCACAACGCCGGGTCCTGGTTTTGTTTTCAATTCTCACTTCTATGATGCAGGACGGATGGGAACGGACTTAACAGGAATTGATAACGCCACTTATTTCAAGTACTTAGATGAAATCAGAAAGGAATCTAGATTTTTGAAAATCCCAGTTTTCTTAAGTGAATTTGGAATGTGGCTAAAAGGTACTGGTGCTAAAGACACAGCACGAATGATTAGCGCTGTTTACCAAGCCATGGAAGTATCCGATGGAAACCAAAGTTCAAAATCTAGGTTTGCTGATTTTTACAATCCTATTGTTTCGGGAACACAGTGGCATTGGGATTATTATTACAACAACCATGCTGAGTACATGAATGGAAATCCTTCAAAACTTGTCACAACGAAGGATGCATGGAATGAAGAAGACTTCTCCGTTGTGAAAAATTATGGAACTAGTTTCAATTTAGATGAACGTGTGGTGGGCCGGGCTTACTTTCGAAAGTCACAAGGCCGTGTCATGAGTAGCCATTACAATACAGTCGGCTCGGATACTTGGAATCAAGTTTTTTCTTGGGCGGCCATCAAACCGGGCAATACGGAAACCAAATACTTTGCAGGGAAAAAATTCCAACTTCTCATTTGGAAAGGAAGATTTTCCGATGCCCCTTCAGAAGTTTATCTACCTTCCCATTTTGATCCGACAAAGACCATCGTGATTTCTGAGAAAAGAATTTATAACCAAGGTCTACCGACTACACCTAACCAAGAACTAAACGAAGCTATTGTGATTCCAGATCGTGGCCGTGAGATTGGTTCTGGAAATATCGTACATATTTGGGATGATTTGGACTTAGAGGAAAATCCAAACTCGTCTTACCATTATGTTTTGATTGTAGATGGTAACGGTAGTTCCTACTCAACACAAACCCTCCAAGAGATCCAATCCAAACTGAACACACGAATTCTTTTAGAACAAAAGAGTCCGATTTATTTTACAGGAAAAATGACCTATAGTGGATATCCCACCGAACAGTAA
- a CDS encoding TetR/AcrR family transcriptional regulator, which produces MVASKKKSSQKKPMGVGRPSKENGMNVREALIQAGVELLENTTLEDISLRKVAAKAGVSHVASYHHFENKHALFAAIAEIGFQKYFETYQKELEKTDQDFKGRYRALGWTYFQFIMTNRQFARIMFGGTGVDVKTHPTLLAVSRRTYRQLHEIIRMGQNLGHLEKGNTREKTLASWAMIHGIAMLFLEGRLQMKNDLGEMEKFIQTVTEYAYNGMK; this is translated from the coding sequence ATGGTGGCTTCGAAAAAAAAATCCTCGCAAAAGAAACCCATGGGGGTGGGCCGACCTTCCAAAGAAAATGGGATGAACGTTAGAGAAGCTCTGATCCAAGCGGGAGTGGAACTTTTAGAAAACACAACACTGGAAGATATTTCTCTTCGCAAAGTGGCGGCAAAAGCCGGTGTTAGCCATGTCGCCAGTTACCATCATTTTGAAAATAAACATGCCCTTTTTGCTGCAATAGCAGAAATCGGATTTCAAAAGTATTTTGAAACCTACCAAAAAGAATTAGAAAAAACAGACCAAGACTTCAAAGGAAGATACAGAGCTCTGGGTTGGACCTACTTCCAATTCATTATGACAAACAGACAGTTCGCAAGAATCATGTTTGGTGGGACCGGAGTGGATGTGAAAACACACCCCACTCTTTTGGCTGTCTCCCGAAGAACCTACCGTCAGTTACATGAAATCATTCGTATGGGCCAAAATCTAGGACATTTAGAAAAAGGAAACACAAGGGAGAAAACCCTAGCTTCTTGGGCGATGATTCATGGAATTGCGATGTTGTTTTTAGAAGGTCGTTTGCAGATGAAAAACGATCTTGGTGAGATGGAAAAATTCATCCAAACAGTGACAGAATATGCCTACAATGGAATGAAATAA
- a CDS encoding neutral/alkaline ceramidase produces MNSKRDSRVHLGLTIVCCFLVLTCSDQKSSPSPILGLVNSAASDTVGSDSVGTSGVSRAVAPSLGSSPYLVGAGIYDITGPAAEVGMMGFAESAQKTEGIYMRLWSRAYIIGDASKRVVFVSADLGMVFQSIKQAVSRKIALDSELSPYYNQANVLLSATHTHSGPGGYSHYFLYNATTAGFIKENFDVIVDGIYRSIKLAHQNLVPGNVYINQGNLTDASQNRSAVAYDKNPAAERSYYSSNVDQTMTLLKLVAADGRELGMVNWFAVHPTNVGPTNKLIGGDNKGYASYLFEKAKGANYSANQTFVAAFAQSNAGDVTPNLWGPADGVNDYARQNIIGEKQFNKAQSLYSSANTQLTGSVDFRHTYVNFSNLYVSSIGTTTCPAGMGASFSAGSVEDNAVSMDFFDEGTTVDSLDWNTNTADAFKSSFLGGFLGVLWPASTSEAYKLCHAEKPVLIPTGVASFDGNPWTPPVIPMQIIKIGNLAILAIPAEVSTMAGRRLRSLVKNVLENEYTVIAGLSNSYTSYLTTREEYSSQQYEGASTQFGPNTLYGYEQEFGKLATALRNGSASPAGPTPADLTNNQATFQTGVVFDDVPLFKSFGSVVTQPSASYSSGATVSAVFWGGHPKNNMLIGSSFVDIEKQNGSTWTVVARDYDPSTTYRWQRDGVANSKINVSWKTSSFPQGTYRIRHRGHWKSGWTGAISAYQGVTNNFTVQ; encoded by the coding sequence ATGAATTCCAAAAGAGATTCCCGAGTGCACTTGGGTTTAACCATTGTTTGTTGTTTTCTGGTTTTGACTTGTTCAGACCAAAAATCGTCCCCATCACCAATCCTCGGCTTGGTAAACTCTGCAGCTTCTGACACCGTTGGTTCTGATTCGGTGGGCACATCTGGAGTCAGTCGTGCCGTGGCGCCATCGCTTGGTTCGTCGCCCTATCTTGTTGGTGCTGGGATTTATGACATCACAGGTCCTGCCGCTGAAGTGGGGATGATGGGTTTTGCCGAATCAGCGCAAAAAACAGAAGGGATCTATATGCGACTTTGGTCCAGAGCTTATATCATTGGAGATGCATCCAAACGAGTGGTGTTTGTGAGTGCCGACTTAGGAATGGTTTTTCAATCCATCAAACAAGCTGTCAGTCGAAAGATTGCTTTGGATTCGGAACTATCTCCTTATTACAACCAGGCCAATGTTCTCCTCTCTGCAACTCATACGCATAGTGGTCCCGGTGGATACTCACATTATTTTTTATACAACGCCACAACCGCTGGTTTTATCAAAGAAAACTTTGATGTCATTGTAGATGGAATCTATCGTTCCATTAAGTTGGCCCACCAAAATTTGGTTCCAGGAAATGTGTACATCAACCAAGGGAATTTGACTGATGCGAGCCAAAACCGATCTGCGGTTGCTTATGATAAAAACCCTGCAGCAGAAAGAAGTTACTATTCTTCGAATGTAGACCAAACTATGACTCTATTGAAACTGGTAGCGGCCGATGGTCGGGAACTTGGAATGGTAAACTGGTTTGCGGTCCACCCAACAAACGTAGGTCCTACAAACAAATTGATTGGAGGGGATAACAAAGGTTATGCTTCTTATTTATTTGAAAAGGCGAAAGGAGCTAACTATTCGGCAAACCAAACCTTTGTGGCTGCCTTCGCTCAGTCCAATGCGGGAGATGTAACTCCTAACCTCTGGGGTCCAGCAGATGGTGTGAATGACTATGCGAGACAAAACATCATTGGAGAAAAACAATTCAACAAAGCACAATCGCTTTATTCAAGTGCCAATACACAATTGACGGGTTCTGTGGACTTTCGCCATACGTATGTTAACTTTTCCAATCTTTATGTGAGTAGTATAGGAACCACAACTTGTCCTGCGGGAATGGGTGCTTCCTTTTCTGCCGGTAGTGTGGAAGACAATGCAGTCTCTATGGACTTTTTTGATGAAGGAACGACAGTTGATTCTTTGGATTGGAATACAAACACTGCTGATGCCTTTAAGTCTAGTTTCCTTGGAGGTTTTCTTGGTGTTCTTTGGCCTGCATCTACAAGTGAAGCTTACAAACTTTGCCATGCAGAAAAACCAGTTCTCATTCCGACAGGGGTTGCTAGTTTCGATGGAAATCCTTGGACACCACCGGTGATCCCCATGCAGATCATTAAAATTGGTAACTTAGCGATCCTTGCGATTCCGGCAGAAGTGTCAACAATGGCTGGACGCAGGCTTCGATCTCTTGTGAAAAATGTGTTAGAAAACGAATACACTGTGATTGCAGGGCTTTCTAATTCCTATACTTCCTATTTAACTACGAGAGAAGAATACTCCTCCCAACAGTATGAAGGAGCTTCCACTCAGTTTGGACCCAACACACTTTATGGATATGAACAAGAATTTGGGAAACTAGCAACTGCTTTGCGAAATGGAAGTGCTTCTCCGGCAGGCCCAACACCAGCGGATCTAACAAACAACCAAGCTACTTTCCAAACAGGAGTGGTTTTTGATGATGTTCCTCTCTTTAAAAGTTTTGGAAGTGTAGTCACTCAACCCTCCGCGTCTTATAGTAGTGGCGCTACCGTCAGTGCCGTATTCTGGGGTGGGCATCCAAAAAACAATATGCTTATCGGAAGTAGCTTTGTGGATATAGAAAAACAAAATGGATCCACTTGGACTGTTGTGGCGCGGGATTATGATCCATCCACCACCTACAGATGGCAAAGGGATGGAGTTGCCAATTCCAAAATCAATGTTTCCTGGAAGACTAGTTCCTTCCCGCAAGGGACCTACCGTATCCGCCATCGTGGACACTGGAAGTCGGGATGGACAGGAGCGATCAGTGCCTACCAAGGAGTTACAAACAATTTCACGGTGCAGTAA
- a CDS encoding LLM class flavin-dependent oxidoreductase — MVPLSILDLVFINEGNNPSIALANSVRVAKEAEALGYHRIWVAEHHNFPSIASAATSVVIGHLASHTKSIRIGAGGIMLPNHSPLVIAEQFGTLESLYPGRIDLGLGRAPGTDQLTLRALRRDPMSSQHFPEDVKELLTYFEEDHNQLQVRAIPGMGTHVPVWILGSSLFGAQLAAMLGLPYAFASHFAPGALMEAISIYRKQFRPSKYLDKPYVMVGLNVIAADTDTEAKFLFTSSQQSFTRILRNSRGTFPPPIEDIETYWTEQEKGIASQMLSYSVVGSADTVQKGITKILEETKADELMTVTSVYDTDAKIHSLEILANLRTQT, encoded by the coding sequence ATGGTGCCATTATCAATTCTCGATCTAGTTTTTATCAACGAAGGAAACAATCCAAGTATCGCTCTAGCCAATTCTGTCCGAGTCGCAAAGGAAGCAGAAGCTTTAGGTTACCACCGGATTTGGGTAGCAGAACATCATAACTTTCCCTCCATTGCCAGTGCCGCCACATCTGTAGTGATAGGTCATTTGGCTTCGCATACCAAATCCATTCGGATTGGTGCTGGTGGGATCATGTTGCCGAACCATTCCCCTCTTGTCATTGCAGAACAATTCGGAACCTTAGAAAGTTTGTATCCGGGAAGGATTGATTTGGGACTGGGAAGAGCTCCTGGAACCGATCAACTCACCTTACGAGCATTACGACGTGATCCCATGAGTTCACAACATTTCCCTGAAGATGTAAAAGAACTACTCACATACTTTGAAGAAGATCATAACCAATTACAAGTTCGCGCCATTCCTGGAATGGGAACTCATGTTCCTGTTTGGATTTTAGGATCTAGTTTATTTGGTGCTCAACTTGCTGCGATGCTAGGCCTTCCTTATGCTTTTGCTTCTCATTTTGCACCTGGAGCTTTAATGGAGGCCATCTCCATTTACCGAAAACAATTTAGGCCTTCCAAATATTTGGACAAACCTTATGTGATGGTGGGTTTGAATGTCATTGCCGCAGACACTGACACAGAAGCAAAATTTTTATTTACCAGCTCGCAACAATCCTTCACTCGAATCTTAAGAAATAGCAGAGGGACATTTCCCCCACCAATCGAGGATATAGAAACCTATTGGACAGAACAAGAAAAGGGAATCGCCTCACAAATGTTATCCTATTCTGTTGTGGGTTCCGCTGATACGGTACAAAAAGGAATCACCAAGATATTGGAAGAAACTAAAGCCGATGAGTTGATGACAGTGACTTCTGTTTATGATACGGATGCCAAAATTCATTCCTTAGAAATTTTAGCGAACTTAAGAACCCAAACATAG
- a CDS encoding TetR/AcrR family transcriptional regulator → MDKLVDASLSPDLASRPFKFTSKQGRNRRTQLLTIALEFLREKSPEEISFADICKEANIPRPSAYHFFPNVEAIFHGIRLLHSESLIEKSILLRRETFVSWESYIERSIDVAVEVTNKEIAFPRLIYGYRMSNPEMRQVGQELDAKLANLAKLGLMDRFVLPELEQADQIFGVAFSIADSLLKHSYRTYGDFTPWMVGETKKATISYLKNYLPEVCEPK, encoded by the coding sequence ATGGATAAATTGGTAGACGCATCCTTATCTCCTGACCTTGCTTCTCGGCCTTTTAAATTTACAAGCAAACAAGGGAGAAACAGACGCACGCAATTGTTAACAATTGCTTTGGAATTTCTCAGGGAAAAATCCCCCGAGGAGATTAGTTTTGCGGACATCTGCAAAGAAGCAAATATCCCCAGGCCCTCAGCATACCATTTTTTCCCCAATGTAGAAGCCATTTTCCATGGAATTCGATTATTACACTCAGAAAGTCTTATTGAAAAATCAATTTTGCTGAGAAGAGAAACGTTTGTTAGTTGGGAGAGTTACATCGAACGTTCTATCGACGTAGCAGTGGAAGTGACGAATAAAGAAATTGCTTTCCCACGTTTGATTTATGGATACCGAATGAGTAATCCAGAGATGCGCCAAGTAGGCCAAGAGTTGGATGCGAAACTTGCCAACTTAGCAAAGTTAGGTCTTATGGATCGGTTTGTTTTACCGGAATTGGAACAGGCTGACCAAATCTTTGGAGTTGCCTTTTCCATTGCAGATTCACTACTCAAACATTCCTACAGAACCTACGGAGACTTCACTCCTTGGATGGTAGGAGAAACTAAAAAAGCGACCATTTCTTATCTGAAGAATTATCTACCCGAAGTTTGCGAGCCTAAGTAA
- a CDS encoding oxidoreductase encodes MNTAFSPISLGNFTLPNRFIMGSMHLGVEGETGTAERMAAFYGKRFEGGVGLIVTGGISVNEIGKGSHTFFNIQNTEHAKELEQMNSLLKGKGTMCAQLFHAGRYAANRSCVAPSAIRAPINRYVPKELSEDECWNTVEDFGKAARLAREVGFGAVEIMGSEGYLLNQFFSGVTNKRNDYFGGDTKRRMNLSIEVLRAVKKQLPEGFPVIFRMSGIDLIPGNPAFEEVVGLAQTLRDEKVSALNIGIGWHESRIPTISQLVPRGAWVSIASRIKENTPGVPIIASNRVNDPITMQQVFDENRADIISMARPFLADPFIVKKFQLGMSNRINTCVACNQACLDHAFQEKSVSCIVNPEAVNELEYQKPKVKDPKKVLIIGTGPAGLEAARASASLGHKVILIEKANVLGGQFQLASHIPGKSEFKETIRYFSNELPALGVEIRLNTTATLTLLETENPDVTIFASGVKPREFSLKGLENLPSGNYTEYLTGKFQPGKRVAVIGGGGIGVDVAHRLTEEEDPTLASYDKKYNISSFTDAGVQKEKAKRDVAVFRRNGKHGAGLGPTTFWALKQELESVGVEFFHGLTYKEVTKDGLKVELKNGEEFLYPCDSIILCVGQEKETSLLEEFQNKYPNKPTIVIGGAKDSKNVDAKRAFSEGLEAAYSIN; translated from the coding sequence ATGAATACAGCTTTTTCCCCCATATCTCTCGGCAATTTTACTCTTCCCAATCGGTTCATTATGGGATCTATGCACCTCGGTGTAGAAGGAGAGACGGGTACTGCCGAACGAATGGCTGCGTTCTATGGCAAACGTTTCGAAGGGGGAGTGGGCCTCATTGTCACCGGTGGGATCAGTGTGAATGAAATCGGAAAGGGTTCTCATACTTTTTTTAACATCCAAAATACAGAACATGCCAAAGAGTTAGAACAAATGAACTCACTTCTAAAGGGAAAAGGGACAATGTGCGCCCAGTTGTTCCATGCGGGAAGGTATGCGGCGAACAGGTCTTGTGTGGCCCCATCCGCCATTCGAGCACCAATCAATCGTTATGTTCCAAAGGAACTCTCCGAGGATGAATGTTGGAATACGGTCGAAGATTTTGGAAAGGCAGCGCGACTTGCAAGAGAAGTAGGTTTTGGAGCTGTGGAAATTATGGGTAGTGAAGGGTATCTTTTAAACCAATTCTTTTCTGGAGTGACAAACAAACGAAATGATTATTTTGGTGGGGACACTAAAAGGAGAATGAACCTTTCTATAGAAGTTTTACGTGCGGTAAAAAAACAATTACCCGAAGGATTCCCTGTGATCTTTCGAATGTCTGGAATTGATCTCATTCCTGGAAATCCAGCATTTGAAGAAGTAGTGGGACTTGCACAAACTCTGCGCGATGAAAAAGTTTCTGCACTCAACATTGGCATCGGATGGCATGAATCACGAATTCCAACCATAAGTCAACTCGTTCCAAGAGGGGCATGGGTTTCTATCGCTAGCCGGATTAAAGAAAATACTCCAGGTGTTCCTATCATTGCTTCCAACCGAGTGAATGATCCCATTACCATGCAACAAGTGTTTGATGAGAATAGAGCAGATATCATTTCTATGGCAAGGCCATTTTTGGCTGACCCATTCATTGTCAAAAAATTTCAATTGGGTATGTCCAATCGAATCAATACTTGTGTAGCTTGTAACCAGGCTTGTCTTGACCATGCGTTCCAAGAAAAATCCGTTTCTTGTATCGTAAATCCGGAAGCGGTCAATGAGTTAGAATACCAAAAACCAAAAGTAAAAGATCCAAAAAAAGTTTTAATCATTGGGACAGGTCCTGCTGGACTCGAAGCAGCCCGTGCCAGTGCCAGTCTTGGTCACAAAGTTATTTTAATCGAAAAAGCAAATGTTCTTGGAGGACAATTTCAATTGGCATCGCATATTCCTGGTAAGTCGGAGTTTAAAGAAACCATTCGTTATTTTTCGAATGAACTCCCCGCATTAGGTGTCGAAATACGTTTGAATACAACGGCAACGCTAACATTGTTAGAAACAGAAAATCCAGATGTAACAATTTTTGCCAGTGGTGTGAAACCTAGAGAGTTTTCTTTAAAAGGACTAGAAAATCTTCCCTCAGGAAATTATACTGAGTATCTTACTGGAAAATTCCAACCAGGCAAACGAGTGGCGGTGATCGGTGGAGGAGGGATTGGTGTGGACGTGGCACATAGATTGACAGAAGAAGAGGATCCGACCCTTGCCTCTTATGATAAAAAGTATAATATCAGTTCGTTTACGGATGCAGGTGTACAAAAAGAAAAAGCCAAAAGGGATGTGGCAGTGTTTCGTCGAAATGGAAAACATGGAGCAGGGCTTGGGCCTACAACGTTTTGGGCACTCAAACAAGAGTTAGAATCGGTAGGAGTCGAGTTCTTTCACGGACTGACTTACAAGGAAGTGACAAAAGACGGACTCAAAGTTGAATTAAAAAATGGAGAAGAATTTTTGTATCCTTGTGATTCCATCATCTTATGTGTGGGTCAGGAAAAAGAAACTTCACTTTTAGAGGAATTCCAAAACAAATATCCTAACAAACCAACCATAGTCATTGGTGGAGCAAAGGATTCTAAGAACGTCGACGCCAAACGAGCCTTTTCTGAAGGTTTAGAAGCTGCATATAGCATTAATTAG